Proteins from a genomic interval of Bacteroidota bacterium:
- a CDS encoding oligosaccharide flippase family protein, whose amino-acid sequence MAAPSPIRQLASDAAVYGLSTLLARSVNYLLVPFYTNVFEPSDYGVISVVYAALVFGNILFTYGMESSYLRHAAAADACRAQLVFSTAFWSLLLSALGLSLALVSLAAPVAQLLGLGMRHRDLVYWMALVLFLDTVAVVPMASLRLKRRAWLYAGLRTGNVLLNVLLNLGLILALGWGVEAVLASNAAASLALAAFSLILERGQLRCVFDRGLWRAMLGFGLPFVPTGLGYAISESVDRLFLVRMPQEAAARLYGADTTPVEVAGIYGACYKLGVFMLLYVQMFRLAWQPFFLERGRDPKAPTLFARIFTLFTALGALLFLAVSFFVRDLVRIGLPIGGRMRYVVDPAYWEGLFIVPLILLAYLAQGWYVYASAGVFLRNRTRDLPWITLGGALLTLAGNAWGVPRYGMAASAWTTLLSYLAMAVALLARAQRYYPIPFAWRDLGGICLITALAYALFLWLDPALGGRILLLLFAIGSFIAFGWLPGRKGSGWGAS is encoded by the coding sequence ATGGCCGCCCCGTCGCCGATCCGGCAGCTGGCCTCCGACGCGGCCGTATACGGGCTCAGTACGCTTCTGGCCCGGTCCGTGAACTACTTGCTTGTGCCCTTCTACACGAACGTCTTTGAGCCCTCCGATTACGGGGTGATCAGCGTCGTCTACGCGGCCCTCGTATTTGGCAACATCCTCTTTACCTACGGCATGGAGTCTAGCTACTTGCGCCATGCCGCGGCCGCGGACGCCTGCCGAGCCCAGCTGGTCTTCAGCACGGCTTTCTGGAGTCTGCTCCTCAGCGCATTAGGCCTCTCGCTTGCGCTCGTTTCGCTGGCTGCTCCCGTGGCCCAGTTGTTGGGGTTGGGGATGAGGCATCGGGATCTGGTTTACTGGATGGCCCTTGTGCTGTTTCTGGACACCGTGGCCGTGGTGCCCATGGCTTCCCTGCGCCTTAAGCGGCGGGCCTGGCTGTATGCGGGGCTGCGAACCGGAAACGTGCTGCTCAATGTGCTGCTCAATCTGGGGCTCATTCTGGCCCTGGGCTGGGGGGTGGAGGCCGTGCTGGCAAGCAACGCGGCCGCCAGTCTAGCTCTGGCCGCGTTCTCCCTGATCTTAGAGCGCGGCCAGTTGCGGTGCGTCTTCGATCGGGGGCTTTGGCGGGCTATGTTGGGCTTCGGACTGCCCTTTGTGCCCACCGGATTGGGTTACGCGATTTCCGAAAGCGTCGATCGGCTGTTCCTTGTGCGCATGCCGCAGGAGGCCGCTGCCCGCCTGTACGGGGCCGATACCACCCCTGTGGAGGTGGCCGGCATATACGGGGCCTGCTACAAGCTGGGCGTTTTCATGCTGCTGTACGTGCAGATGTTTCGCCTAGCCTGGCAGCCGTTTTTTCTGGAGCGGGGCCGCGATCCCAAAGCGCCGACCCTTTTTGCGCGCATCTTTACGCTGTTCACCGCTCTGGGAGCCCTGCTGTTCTTGGCCGTTTCGTTTTTCGTTCGGGATCTGGTGCGGATCGGTCTGCCTATCGGCGGGCGCATGCGCTACGTAGTAGACCCCGCCTACTGGGAAGGGCTTTTCATTGTGCCCTTGATTCTGCTTGCGTATCTGGCCCAAGGATGGTACGTGTACGCGTCGGCGGGGGTGTTTCTGCGCAATCGCACGCGCGATCTTCCCTGGATCACCTTGGGCGGGGCCCTGCTTACGCTCGCGGGCAACGCCTGGGGGGTGCCCCGCTATGGAATGGCCGCCTCCGCCTGGACGACCCTGCTGAGCTACCTTGCCATGGCCGTCGCGCTGCTGGCCCGAGCTCAGCGCTACTATCCCATACCCTTCGCGTGGCGGGATCTCGGGGGCATCTGCTTGATTACGGCTTTAGCTTACGCGCTCTTTCTGTGGCTGGATCCGGCCTTGGGAGGGCGCATCCTGTTGCTTCTTTTCGCGATCGGCTCTTTTATTGCTTTCGGGTGGCTACCGGGCCGAAAGGGCTCAGGATGGGGCGCCAGTTGA